From Topomyia yanbarensis strain Yona2022 chromosome 1, ASM3024719v1, whole genome shotgun sequence, one genomic window encodes:
- the LOC131689786 gene encoding myosin regulatory light chain sqh, which yields MSSRKTAGRRGTTKKRAQRATSNVFAMFDQAQIAEFKEAFNMIDQNRDGFIEKEDLHDMLASLGKNPTEDYLEGMMNEAPGPINFTMFLTLFGERLQGTDPEDVIKNAFGCFDEENTGMLNEERLRELLTTMGDRFTDEDVDEMFREAPIKNTMFDYIEFTRILKHGAKEKDEQ from the coding sequence ATGTCTTCCCGCAAAACGGCCGGACGTCGCGGTACGACCAAGAAGCGTGCCCAGCGTGCCACCTCCAACGTTTTCGCCATGTTCGATCAGGCCCAGATAGCCGAGTTCAAGGAAGCGTTCAACATGATCGACCAGAACCGGGACGGTTTCATCGAGAAGGAAGACCTGCACGATATGTTGGCCTCGCTGGGTAAAAATCCAACCGAGGACTACCTGGAGGGGATGATGAATGAGGCACCGGGACCGATAAATTTTACCATGTTTCTGACGCTGTTCGGTGAACGGCTGCAGGGAACCGATCCGGAGGATGTGATCAAGAACGCGTTCGGGTGCTTCGATGAGGAGAACACCGGTATGCTGAATGAGGAACGGTTGCGCGAACTGTTGACCACGATGGGCGATCGGTTCACCGATGAGGATGTGGATGAAATGTTCCGTGAGGCGCCGATTAAGAACACTATGTTCGATTACATCGAGTTTACCAGAATTCTGAAGCATGGTGCCAAGGAGAAGGACgaacagtaa